Below is a genomic region from Culicoides brevitarsis isolate CSIRO-B50_1 chromosome 2, AGI_CSIRO_Cbre_v1, whole genome shotgun sequence.
gtatttttccatGTGTTTGGCTCTAAAATGCTCCGTTCATGCTTCACCCTTCATCGAAAAGCCGCAATTTTGCgtaaatttcgtgaaaaataatttttcggtgcttttcataaaaagtgaCAACATAAgttatgcaatttttatgtgtgtttttgttcatgttttgTAATGAGATACAGATTTAATCGCTTAATCAACATGcaattgtttgcttttttcggCAGTCGGGGGGACTTGCGTGTgcttattgaattaatttgtggCTCTTTAAGGCACAAAATAGTCGTTGctcttgtttattattaaaatttgatcgtgaatttgtgataattttttttttttcgttttttcggagaagggaaaatttttcaccttttaaCGAGGCAAAGGAGGCAAAAGGACATCCTAACGTcgacgaaaaagaaaaaaacggagGGGGATTAGGACTAAACAAGTTcatgttcatttatttatgagtGATTATTCAAAAGCTGCTGCCTTAATTGCGCTTCGTTTTCATACCGTTCTGTGATcagaatcaatttaatttctttcattttggTCATTTCCGTGGCTCATAATAATTATtcgtaattttctttcttttttttttttgcagttaagGAATAACGAAAAATACAACGAAAAAACTGTTAGTCGTTTATTGGAACCAGCGAGTGACGGTTTTGCTTCAAATATGcatggtaagaaattttaatattttttttacattttttagctcgaaaaaaaaattatttttattttttttttgatcaaatttggtgtttttttcatttgaaagatataagaacataataaaatattcacaaaaaaataaaatttaatttttaaaaaatttttatatgaatttttagaatttctaaaCATTAGGAAGCCAAGAATATTGAATATCGAGTgtctttttatgtgaaaaaaaaaatatttccttaaaaatttcttaagattttgtatattttggtatttaaattttaatatttcaaaaaaattttcttaaaataataaaaaaaaaataaattagtaaaattattaaaaataaataatttaattaaaaaattaattaatttaatttaaaaaataaaaaaataaaaaaaaaaattaattttaaaatttaaaaaaatttctttggaaaattgattatttttcattgagtaaaaattaattaataaaaaaaaattaataaaattaatcaaaattaaaaaataataaaataaattaaattaaattaataattttattatttataaaaaataattagaaaattagaaaaataatttttaaaaattaatttaaaaaaattattacaaaaataattaaaaattaatttaaaagttttattaaaataattaaaaaaataaatcaaatttaaaaattaatttataaaaatataaaaataagtttatgaaaattttataattttttggaagaaatattttaatttttaatttaattttttttgttgaattaaagaattttaatatttcaaaaaaaaataaaaaaataatttttttttatcataattttaataaattagtttggtttgtattaaaattttttttcttaccattTTAGGCATCAACAAACGACAACGAACGTCGTACAACATGAATTTCTTCCCGCCGCCTCCTCCGCCGGAGCCCTTGAGTGTCAAATGCGGCGACTTATGGGAAGGATTTCTCGGCAACTTCGTTCGACTTCGAGGGCGCATCGTCAAAGCTCGTCTCGGGCGCTTTTTGGAGATCCGCGACAGTCGTGGCATCGCTCAACTCGTTGCTGACGACGAAAATCCCCGCATTTTACGCATGTTTCAATCGATCCCGATTGACAGTTACATCACGGCATACGGAATTGTTCGTTCGCGCTTGAAACCAAACAAATCCATCCCAACTGGAAGTGTCGAGTTGCACGTCGAAGACATCCGTGACGTCGATTACCCGATGGATAACGAGACAAATGGCGTGAATCAACGCAGAAATTATTGCACATCATCCGCAGCAGCATCGCGAACTGTCACAAGcatcgaatttaaaaaaattaacggatCCAAGGGACTTTTGGATCGTTTAAATAATCGCTTAACGACTTGCGGCGAGCTTCGATTAGCTGATGTCGGCAAACAAGTGACGCTCGTTGGCTGGATCGACAGAAAAAAACACGGGAAATTCCTGCATCTACGAGACGGCTACGGACAAACTCAAATTGTGATCGATAACGAAAATGCGGCGATAAAACAAAGTGTTGCTGCGTTAACTGCCGAATCGTTCGTTTTGGTAAAAGGTTATGTCGTCTCGAGACCTTCAAGTAACAAAAATACCGCTTTCGAAACGGGCGATATTGAGGTTTTAGTCGAACATTTCACCGTTCTCGATCCTGAAGAAGCCTATGATGGTCCAATTTTACCGCAAAATCAGGAAAATGAAGCAATGGAAGTCGCCAATGACAATTCCGAGAACGGCGCTTCATCCCAAACTGGCGAATCGTCTTCCGTATCATCAAGCACAAGGTCTCCTAAAGCACCAGCATCCCCCAAAGTCAACAATTTTACGATACGAACACATACTTGCGGCGAATTAGGCGACAAAGACATCGGAAAAGAAGTTACGCTCTGTGGTTGGCTTGAATTCGAACGAATGCGAAAGTTTTTTACGCTTCGCGATGGTTACGGATGCACGCAAATCATGTTGCCTGATGACACGGGCGATAAATGGCGCATCGAGACTATTCCTTTTGAGAGTATTTTGCAAGTAACGGGCACCGTAATGGGTCGTCCGCCGGGAATGCGTAACGAAACGATGGCAACGGGCGGTATCGAAGTCATTTTaagtgatttgaaaattttgaacaaagccAAATCCAAACTTCCAATCGAGGTGCGGGATCACAATCGAGCAAAGGAGCCTCTGAGACTCGAATATCGCTATATTGACCTGCGATTCGCCGATATGCAACGAAATCTGAGGACACGATCGAAAGTTTTGATGCGAATGCgggaatttttgataaattacgcGGGATTTGTCGAAGTCGAGACCCCGACGTTGTTTCGTCGAACGCCAGGGGGCGCTCAAGAATTCGTTGTGCCATCACAGATGCCTGGATTGTTTTATTCCCTGGTTCAGAGCCCGCAACAGCTCAAGCAGATGTTAATGGTTGGCGCTATTGATCGATATTTTCAAATTGCGCGATGTTATCGTGACGAAGCAACACGTCCCGATCGTCAACCTGAATTTACGCAACTTGACCTTGAACTGTCCTTCAGCGATCGCGGCAAAATTATGGATCTCATTGAAAACGTACTTGTTCATTGCTGGCCCGAGCATTGTGGCGTCTTAAATACACCTTTTCCGCGTCTCACGTACGAACAGGCGATGTCAGAATACGGAACAGACAAGCCTGACATTCGATTTGCCATGAAATTAACAGATATCACAAAAGCATTCGATAATAACGAAAGTCTCAAAGAgggacataaaaattttggcgcTTCTGCGATCGTTATTAAGAGTCCGCACAGCGCATTTCCGCATttattgaaggaaaatttgaacaaaatggCGAAACAACTCCCCAAAACGAAATTTGTGACGTCAAAAGTCGTGCCGGATGTCGCGCAATGGATCGAAGGAGGTCTCGTGCGATTATTGGGACCCGAAGTGATGAAATCCTTAGCAGCTGATTTGCATCTCGAGCCAAATGATCTGCTGATGTTCGCTTATGGCGACAAGGAACAATCGCAACTCATGATGGGACGAGTTCGGGTCGCTACACGACAAAACATGGAAATTCGCGGCATTTATACGCCCGACACTTCGTTCACGCTTTGCTGGGTAATTGACTTCCCG
It encodes:
- the LOC134832544 gene encoding aspartate--tRNA ligase, mitochondrial, which codes for MNGLLCKVASRRTILSFCRSEGNFGILSLRNNEKYNEKTVSRLLEPASDGFASNMHGINKRQRTSYNMNFFPPPPPPEPLSVKCGDLWEGFLGNFVRLRGRIVKARLGRFLEIRDSRGIAQLVADDENPRILRMFQSIPIDSYITAYGIVRSRLKPNKSIPTGSVELHVEDIRDVDYPMDNETNGVNQRRNYCTSSAAASRTVTSIEFKKINGSKGLLDRLNNRLTTCGELRLADVGKQVTLVGWIDRKKHGKFLHLRDGYGQTQIVIDNENAAIKQSVAALTAESFVLVKGYVVSRPSSNKNTAFETGDIEVLVEHFTVLDPEEAYDGPILPQNQENEAMEVANDNSENGASSQTGESSSVSSSTRSPKAPASPKVNNFTIRTHTCGELGDKDIGKEVTLCGWLEFERMRKFFTLRDGYGCTQIMLPDDTGDKWRIETIPFESILQVTGTVMGRPPGMRNETMATGGIEVILSDLKILNKAKSKLPIEVRDHNRAKEPLRLEYRYIDLRFADMQRNLRTRSKVLMRMREFLINYAGFVEVETPTLFRRTPGGAQEFVVPSQMPGLFYSLVQSPQQLKQMLMVGAIDRYFQIARCYRDEATRPDRQPEFTQLDLELSFSDRGKIMDLIENVLVHCWPEHCGVLNTPFPRLTYEQAMSEYGTDKPDIRFAMKLTDITKAFDNNESLKEGHKNFGASAIVIKSPHSAFPHLLKENLNKMAKQLPKTKFVTSKVVPDVAQWIEGGLVRLLGPEVMKSLAADLHLEPNDLLMFAYGDKEQSQLMMGRVRVATRQNMEIRGIYTPDTSFTLCWVIDFPLFSEGGKEGSLETVHHPFTAPHPDDMHLLETRKDLTKIRSLAYDLVLNGQEIGGGSIRIHDANLQRTILSDLLKLDVTEFNHMLEALRSGCPPHGGIALGIDRLLAIMCNTDSIRDVIAFPKGFEGKDHLSKAPQPLTETEKHLYHIAIHEYDTKTDEKTETNDDDNKSAETNTQQNTTTEESGTTDKLKATS